A region of uncultured Draconibacterium sp. DNA encodes the following proteins:
- a CDS encoding NAD-dependent epimerase yields MKILVTGTAGFIGFHLANKLLEQGVEVVGIDNINNYYSTGLKYARLAEAGISGEAENWHKKIVSTKNPAYSFVRMNLEDREQIDQLFETEKFDMVCNLAAQAGVRYSIENPRAYIDSNIVGFINILEACRHNNIQHLVYASSSSVYGNSAKMPLSVDDVVDNPVSLYAATKKSNELMAHTYSHLFGIPTTGLRFFTVYGPWGRPDMAYFSFTKNILAGDAIKIFNHGDLYRDFTYIDDIVEGIIKILNAPPQSASFPSSQEGCPKGGVVAPYKVHNIGNSTPVKLMDFIETIEKALGQEAVKEYHDMQPGDVYKTFADVSALEKDFGYSPDTPLEKGIGEFVKWYKSYFK; encoded by the coding sequence ATGAAGATATTAGTTACCGGAACAGCGGGATTTATTGGTTTTCACCTGGCAAATAAATTGCTGGAGCAGGGAGTGGAAGTTGTGGGTATCGACAATATCAACAACTACTATTCCACCGGGCTGAAATATGCCCGTTTGGCCGAAGCAGGTATTTCCGGGGAGGCTGAGAACTGGCATAAAAAGATCGTCAGCACAAAAAATCCGGCGTATTCCTTTGTTCGTATGAACCTGGAAGACCGTGAGCAAATCGATCAGCTTTTCGAAACCGAGAAGTTCGATATGGTTTGTAACCTGGCAGCTCAGGCCGGAGTGCGTTACAGCATCGAAAATCCGCGGGCTTATATCGACAGTAACATTGTTGGGTTCATCAATATTCTTGAAGCTTGTCGCCATAACAACATTCAGCATTTGGTTTATGCCAGTTCGTCGAGTGTGTATGGCAACAGTGCAAAAATGCCCTTGTCGGTTGACGATGTGGTAGATAACCCGGTGAGTTTATACGCGGCTACCAAAAAGAGCAACGAATTGATGGCGCATACCTACAGTCATTTGTTTGGTATTCCAACAACCGGATTGCGCTTTTTTACGGTTTACGGACCATGGGGACGACCGGATATGGCTTATTTCTCGTTCACAAAAAATATCCTGGCCGGAGATGCCATTAAGATATTCAACCATGGCGATCTGTACCGCGATTTCACGTATATCGACGATATTGTTGAGGGAATCATCAAGATTTTGAACGCGCCACCACAGAGCGCAAGTTTCCCCTCCTCACAGGAGGGGTGCCCGAAGGGCGGGGTGGTTGCTCCTTACAAAGTACATAACATAGGCAACTCTACCCCGGTGAAACTGATGGATTTTATCGAAACCATTGAAAAAGCACTGGGGCAGGAAGCCGTTAAGGAATACCACGACATGCAACCCGGCGATGTTTACAAAACCTTCGCCGATGTAAGTGCACTGGAAAAAGACTTTGGATACTCGCCTGATACACCACTTGAAAAAGGAATCGGAGAATTTGTGAAGTGGTATAAATCCTACTTCAAATAA
- a CDS encoding class I SAM-dependent methyltransferase codes for MINNKQIEFASYQQSTHPVYMNLTQRLLVNATRLFKPNTTACKLDYFEKMLNYLRAIGLYVLSNNRDIELRNPGIQRMADVDYKDRISTSLTEFLIHFGILSFSENEMEITKDYNSLLVHGRISKLIRNEGDLSNKSLSRKEKRLISDFRFVRDLVQKYNHPGYNFQSITGKESEIWESLITERKLDYEVRLCETLYHLVDLKIPQKIESPFEEAYYTESGQNAFQNFTQFRFLDYLRNITKGSNSINVFDLGCGYGNYVEVVQQNFPEAFITGIEKNPKVFAETSDKFAKAENVEIINDDFFQYEPGKKYDVVLMNYVLFYFNFTDKKKIIDKAKSMLAESGSIVLCQYYSGIESLKRELAKSQNDDSMAKKIEMYYSDKILYANTLWNDAVDTFAEAVKWNEFKTIVSEADLYMASMTNADPFYYSLFVELKHQV; via the coding sequence ATGATCAACAACAAGCAAATTGAGTTCGCATCGTACCAACAATCAACGCATCCTGTTTACATGAATCTCACCCAACGCCTACTTGTTAATGCAACCCGCTTATTCAAACCCAATACCACAGCCTGCAAACTCGATTATTTTGAAAAGATGCTCAACTACCTTCGGGCAATTGGTTTGTATGTTTTATCAAATAATAGGGATATTGAGCTTAGAAATCCCGGGATACAAAGAATGGCTGACGTTGATTACAAAGACAGAATCAGCACATCGCTTACCGAATTCCTGATTCACTTCGGAATTCTATCATTTTCGGAAAACGAAATGGAAATTACCAAAGACTATAACTCGCTCCTGGTACATGGCAGAATAAGTAAACTGATTCGAAACGAGGGGGATTTATCCAATAAGTCACTGAGCCGCAAAGAAAAACGATTAATTAGTGATTTTCGTTTTGTGCGCGATTTGGTGCAGAAATACAATCACCCCGGGTACAACTTTCAAAGCATAACAGGAAAGGAAAGTGAGATATGGGAAAGCCTGATAACAGAACGAAAACTGGATTACGAAGTCAGACTGTGCGAAACACTTTATCACCTGGTCGATTTAAAAATACCTCAAAAAATAGAGAGTCCTTTTGAAGAAGCTTATTACACGGAATCGGGGCAGAATGCTTTCCAAAATTTCACCCAATTTCGTTTTCTAGATTATTTACGCAACATCACCAAAGGCAGCAATAGCATAAACGTGTTTGATTTAGGATGTGGATATGGCAATTATGTGGAAGTGGTGCAGCAGAATTTTCCGGAAGCATTTATTACGGGCATCGAGAAAAATCCCAAAGTATTTGCCGAAACAAGTGATAAATTTGCCAAAGCGGAGAATGTGGAAATCATTAACGACGATTTTTTTCAATACGAACCCGGTAAAAAATACGATGTAGTACTAATGAATTATGTGTTGTTCTATTTCAATTTTACCGACAAAAAGAAAATTATCGACAAGGCTAAAAGCATGCTCGCAGAGAGCGGTTCTATTGTTTTGTGCCAGTATTATTCCGGTATCGAATCCCTGAAAAGAGAGCTGGCAAAATCACAAAATGACGATTCAATGGCCAAAAAAATCGAGATGTACTACAGCGACAAAATTTTGTATGCCAACACATTGTGGAATGATGCCGTTGACACCTTTGCCGAAGCCGTAAAGTGGAACGAATTTAAAACAATCGTTTCCGAAGCAGATCTTTATATGGCGAGCATGACCAATGCCGATCCGTTTTACTATTCACTTTTTGTTGAACTAAAACATCAAGTGTAA
- a CDS encoding SLC13 family permease, with the protein MISTEGYIVLAIVLLTIIALAKELMRPGLIFFSSAIILMATGTITDKEMLAGFSNKGMITIGILFIVSEGVRQSGILNRLAQTYLPRKRRKMVSLIPQIMLPVSVLSAFLNNTPVVIIFAPIIKKWSENLNLSSKKFLIPLSYATIFGGMCTLIGTSTNLVVHGLILENGYEGFSMFELAKIGGFIAIAGTIYMTVFSNRLLPGEKIFFNSKSSTEYKDYHYDIIITESSNLIGLEVKNGRMKELKGLIIQTISRDGNIIETKKGSFKLMANDILLVGGKSDRLNYILANSNVKLSGIDLIKNVPKEKLKQYEAVLSPRFPAIGKNIHEFNFYDHYQAVVLAIHRNGERITSNKDKLQLKTGDNLVLLTTDKFIENWGDSKIFLLTSYIRDYRSTGTFWKKWLAFIILLGMIIGTTIGKFISSPDGVSLDMFFFASLAAMLLIWLKIMPHQKYTKAISWDVLITIACAFAISKAMQNSGAAEILARTTVNFSKGFGPLGVMAALFILTAIFTEIITNNAAAALVFPIALAASQQLNVDPKPFFVTIAIAASASFSTPIGYQTNLIIQAIGNYKFRDYLKIGLPLNLIAFILSMLLIPYFWSF; encoded by the coding sequence TTGATAAGTACCGAAGGATATATCGTACTCGCAATTGTATTGTTAACCATTATCGCCCTTGCAAAAGAGTTGATGCGTCCGGGACTCATCTTTTTCTCTTCAGCAATCATTCTTATGGCCACCGGCACTATTACCGATAAAGAAATGCTTGCCGGCTTTTCCAACAAGGGAATGATAACCATCGGTATTCTGTTTATTGTTAGCGAAGGAGTGCGACAGTCAGGAATTTTGAACCGACTGGCGCAAACCTATCTGCCGAGAAAGAGAAGAAAAATGGTGTCGCTTATTCCGCAAATTATGCTTCCGGTTTCGGTACTATCTGCTTTTCTGAACAATACACCGGTGGTTATAATTTTTGCTCCCATCATAAAAAAATGGTCGGAGAACTTAAACCTGTCATCTAAGAAATTCCTGATACCACTTTCGTACGCCACAATTTTTGGAGGAATGTGTACGCTTATCGGGACTTCAACCAACCTTGTTGTACACGGTTTAATTTTAGAGAACGGATACGAAGGTTTTAGCATGTTCGAATTGGCAAAAATTGGTGGTTTTATTGCCATTGCAGGTACTATTTACATGACTGTTTTTAGTAACCGACTTCTACCCGGCGAGAAAATCTTCTTTAACTCAAAAAGCTCAACCGAATACAAGGATTACCATTACGACATTATAATTACCGAAAGCAGCAACCTGATTGGTCTGGAAGTAAAAAATGGACGAATGAAAGAGCTTAAAGGCCTGATTATTCAGACCATTAGCCGCGACGGGAATATAATTGAGACTAAAAAAGGTTCGTTTAAACTAATGGCCAACGATATATTACTGGTTGGTGGAAAATCGGACCGGTTAAATTATATTCTTGCAAACTCGAATGTAAAACTGAGTGGTATCGACTTAATTAAAAACGTACCCAAAGAAAAGTTAAAACAATATGAAGCAGTTTTATCGCCACGTTTTCCGGCAATTGGCAAAAATATTCACGAGTTTAACTTTTACGATCACTACCAGGCGGTGGTGCTTGCCATACATCGTAACGGGGAGCGTATTACCAGCAACAAGGATAAACTTCAATTAAAAACCGGAGATAACCTGGTTTTGCTAACCACCGATAAATTTATCGAGAACTGGGGCGATTCCAAGATTTTTCTGCTTACATCGTATATCCGCGATTACCGAAGTACGGGAACTTTCTGGAAAAAATGGCTTGCTTTTATCATTTTGCTGGGTATGATAATTGGCACAACTATCGGCAAATTCATTTCGTCACCCGACGGCGTAAGCTTAGATATGTTCTTTTTTGCATCACTTGCTGCCATGCTGCTAATCTGGCTAAAAATTATGCCACATCAAAAATACACCAAGGCCATCAGCTGGGATGTACTGATTACGATTGCCTGCGCCTTTGCCATTAGCAAAGCCATGCAAAATTCAGGTGCTGCGGAAATTTTAGCACGCACCACTGTTAATTTTTCGAAAGGATTTGGACCTCTTGGCGTTATGGCAGCACTGTTCATTCTTACGGCTATTTTCACTGAAATTATTACCAACAATGCTGCTGCTGCGCTGGTATTTCCGATTGCACTTGCAGCTTCGCAACAATTAAATGTCGACCCTAAACCATTTTTTGTAACCATCGCTATCGCCGCATCAGCAAGTTTCTCAACTCCAATCGGTTATCAAACAAACCTGATTATCCAGGCTATTGGCAACTACAAATTCCGCGACTATTTAAAAATTGGTCTTCCGCTAAATCTTATTGCATTTATTTTGTCGATGCTGCTAATTCCGTATTTCTGGAGCTTCTAG
- a CDS encoding site-specific integrase, which yields MRIRISLLLKKSKSRNSGKCPVYARCVMDGRRIELSTSILVDVDNWDKTRQEIAGSSHEVRILNNRLLKFVSRIYDIYNQLEAGRDDFDIYTIKEKITGTSSNDYFIELFESVIDSIEKKLGKGYSKGTLKHYKTSLTRLKDFVKEFYFRKDIEIKKVDYTFLSAFDIYLKSKHNIGTNTVWGYHRHVKKVLNDAVSMGLIIRNPYENFKVKRGDANRDFLTLKEIKKIEKKRIQIDRLAIVRDVFVFACYTGLSYSDIAKLSYHHIHKGDDGEDWIIIDRNKTKNRCRIPLLPNALKILRKYKDYAWNESQGLLLPVRSNQKMNAYLKELATICGIKKNLSMHVARHSFATSVTLSNGIPIETVSKMLGHNSLKTTQVYARIVDKKISDDMKKLKAIL from the coding sequence ATGAGAATCAGAATTAGTCTTCTGTTAAAGAAATCGAAGAGTAGGAACAGCGGAAAATGCCCTGTTTATGCGCGTTGCGTAATGGATGGACGAAGAATTGAGCTGTCAACGTCAATTTTAGTGGATGTAGATAATTGGGATAAAACAAGGCAGGAAATTGCCGGAAGTTCTCATGAAGTTAGAATTCTAAATAATCGCTTATTGAAATTTGTATCTCGTATTTATGATATCTATAATCAGTTGGAAGCGGGCAGAGATGATTTTGATATTTACACCATTAAAGAAAAAATTACGGGTACAAGTTCGAACGATTATTTTATTGAGCTATTTGAGTCAGTTATCGATTCGATTGAGAAAAAGTTGGGGAAGGGCTATTCTAAAGGTACTTTAAAGCACTATAAAACGTCGTTAACGCGATTGAAAGATTTCGTTAAGGAATTTTATTTTCGGAAAGATATTGAGATTAAAAAGGTAGATTATACTTTTCTGAGTGCTTTTGATATTTACCTAAAATCTAAACACAATATTGGAACAAACACTGTGTGGGGATATCATAGGCATGTGAAAAAGGTGTTGAATGATGCGGTTTCTATGGGGCTAATTATTCGTAATCCTTATGAAAATTTCAAAGTAAAAAGGGGTGATGCAAATCGGGACTTTCTTACACTAAAAGAAATTAAAAAAATAGAGAAAAAACGTATTCAGATTGATCGGCTTGCCATTGTGCGGGATGTTTTTGTTTTTGCGTGTTATACCGGCCTGTCGTATTCCGACATTGCAAAATTGAGCTACCATCACATTCATAAAGGTGATGATGGTGAAGATTGGATTATTATCGATCGGAACAAAACAAAGAACCGGTGTCGTATTCCTTTACTTCCTAATGCTTTAAAAATTTTGAGAAAATATAAAGATTATGCCTGGAATGAATCACAAGGCTTATTATTGCCAGTTCGTTCGAACCAAAAAATGAATGCTTATCTTAAAGAGTTGGCAACTATCTGTGGAATTAAAAAGAACTTATCAATGCATGTTGCCAGGCATTCATTTGCAACATCAGTGACTCTCTCCAATGGTATCCCCATTGAAACTGTTTCAAAAATGTTGGGGCATAATTCGCTAAAAACAACACAGGTTTATGCAAGGATTGTTGATAAGAAGATTTCTGATGATATGAAAAAACTGAAGGCAATTTTGTGA
- a CDS encoding four helix bundle protein has product MNKEKDLKKRTKSFCIDCIRLTESLPDTYLGKHIRGQLIRSSSSVAANYRAAKLAQSTASFVSKISIVIEEADESQFWLELIENLKLFNSEQRDILEKEASELVAIFVSSRKKLHQRKFN; this is encoded by the coding sequence ATGAACAAAGAAAAAGACCTCAAAAAAAGAACCAAAAGCTTTTGTATAGATTGTATTCGTTTAACGGAAAGTTTGCCAGATACTTATTTAGGAAAACATATTCGAGGACAATTAATAAGAAGTTCATCATCAGTGGCGGCTAATTACAGAGCTGCGAAACTAGCACAGTCGACAGCTTCATTTGTTTCAAAAATCAGCATAGTAATTGAAGAAGCTGATGAATCACAATTCTGGCTTGAGTTAATTGAAAATCTGAAACTGTTTAATTCCGAACAAAGAGATATCCTTGAAAAGGAGGCTTCAGAACTTGTTGCTATTTTTGTTTCTTCGCGTAAAAAGTTGCATCAACGTAAATTCAATTAA
- a CDS encoding gluconate:H+ symporter, producing the protein MPLVFVGVGILVLLILMLKFRFDAFFALLITSFIVGVLNSMGMLEILSSMLKGIGDTMGSIILILVFGAMLGKLIEDSGASYTLTHKLVEKFGLKNIQYVILVVGFLVGLPMMYNASFLVLIPLIYTFSKTTKLPLIYLGIPLSATLSIAHGYLPPHPAPTYVSFVYGADINQVLLYGLVPVIPACLIAGILLSRFFKKVDVQPPAELYSGKEFKKEELPGFGRSVLATLTPVILMLIGATIDLVFGKDVDYAKVAADSISNPTLASVLSTLLEIFKFLSDANVALLMAVFVGLYFLGIKHGRKMDDLMKSMGKAASSIAMIVMIIAAGGAFKQVLSDSGVAEYIKELAGGLDFNPLILGWSVAAIIRLAIGSATVATMTAAGIMLPIVSTTGVSPELMVLATGSGSLMFSHFNDIGFWMFKEYYNVSINQTFAIWTVMESLVAIVGLIAALLLSLIV; encoded by the coding sequence ATGCCACTTGTTTTTGTTGGAGTTGGAATTCTCGTCCTCTTGATATTAATGCTTAAATTCCGATTTGATGCATTTTTTGCCTTACTGATTACATCGTTCATTGTTGGCGTACTAAACTCCATGGGAATGCTTGAAATTTTGTCATCTATGCTAAAAGGCATTGGTGATACAATGGGTAGCATAATCCTTATACTTGTTTTTGGGGCTATGTTAGGTAAGCTGATTGAAGACAGCGGTGCATCTTATACTTTAACCCACAAGTTGGTCGAGAAGTTCGGATTAAAGAATATTCAATATGTCATTTTGGTGGTTGGGTTTTTAGTGGGCTTACCTATGATGTATAACGCAAGTTTTTTGGTGTTAATACCGTTAATCTACACGTTTTCAAAGACTACAAAGTTACCCTTGATTTATTTGGGCATTCCGCTTTCTGCAACACTATCAATTGCTCATGGTTACCTTCCACCTCACCCGGCACCTACTTATGTGTCGTTTGTTTACGGAGCAGATATAAATCAAGTGCTGTTGTATGGTTTAGTTCCTGTCATACCAGCCTGTTTGATTGCAGGTATTTTGCTATCAAGGTTTTTTAAAAAAGTAGATGTTCAACCGCCAGCTGAATTATACTCAGGAAAAGAATTTAAAAAGGAAGAACTACCAGGTTTTGGTCGATCGGTTTTGGCCACATTAACTCCGGTAATTTTGATGCTGATTGGTGCGACAATTGATCTTGTATTTGGGAAAGACGTAGATTATGCGAAAGTGGCTGCAGATTCTATTTCTAATCCTACTCTTGCATCAGTGCTGTCCACACTGCTCGAAATATTCAAATTTCTGAGCGATGCAAATGTTGCGCTATTAATGGCAGTGTTTGTAGGATTGTACTTTTTAGGAATTAAGCATGGGCGTAAAATGGATGACTTGATGAAAAGTATGGGGAAGGCTGCCAGTAGTATTGCCATGATTGTTATGATAATTGCAGCCGGAGGAGCATTTAAACAAGTATTGAGTGACAGTGGTGTAGCTGAATATATAAAAGAACTCGCCGGCGGACTTGACTTTAATCCGCTGATTTTAGGATGGTCCGTGGCTGCAATTATCCGCCTTGCCATTGGTTCAGCTACCGTTGCTACCATGACAGCTGCAGGAATCATGTTGCCAATAGTCAGCACAACCGGAGTAAGTCCCGAATTAATGGTCCTTGCAACAGGTTCAGGAAGTTTAATGTTCTCGCACTTTAATGATATTGGCTTTTGGATGTTTAAGGAGTATTACAACGTAAGCATCAACCAAACCTTTGCAATCTGGACTGTGATGGAATCTCTGGTAGCCATAGTTGGACTAATAGCAGCCTTATTATTGAGTTTGATCGTATAA
- a CDS encoding sulfur transferase domain-containing protein: MKTFTLLLFSCVVLLFNAPLAQASTLQKKGVPEVEELDNAPNMYKSDNMFFSGQPNLETFEWLKEQGVDLVINLRTEGENEDFAEEAFNEEEMVAKLKMKYVSLPIAGYDGYTPENLEKFAEALDGKYKKVLIHCGSAGRVTYFMMAYLVEYKGYKLADAIAFGEQIKFSFPLEYLLKEEVDWKLK; this comes from the coding sequence ATGAAAACGTTTACCCTACTGCTGTTTAGTTGTGTAGTACTTCTTTTCAATGCGCCTTTGGCACAGGCTTCAACGCTTCAGAAAAAGGGAGTTCCCGAGGTTGAAGAGCTCGATAATGCGCCGAACATGTATAAAAGCGACAACATGTTTTTTAGCGGTCAGCCCAATCTCGAAACCTTTGAATGGTTAAAAGAACAGGGTGTTGATTTGGTTATCAATCTTCGTACAGAAGGAGAAAACGAGGATTTTGCCGAGGAAGCATTTAACGAAGAAGAAATGGTTGCCAAACTGAAAATGAAATACGTTTCGTTACCGATTGCAGGTTACGATGGATATACACCCGAAAACCTCGAGAAATTTGCAGAAGCATTGGATGGCAAATACAAAAAGGTATTAATTCATTGCGGAAGTGCCGGCCGTGTTACCTATTTTATGATGGCTTACCTGGTTGAATACAAAGGATATAAACTGGCAGATGCTATTGCATTTGGCGAGCAGATCAAATTTTCGTTTCCATTGGAATATTTACTTAAAGAAGAGGTTGACTGGAAATTAAAATAA
- the cysN gene encoding sulfate adenylyltransferase subunit CysN, whose product MTTKKLNIQEFLDQDQKKDLLRLLTAGSVDDGKSTLIGRLMADSKMLYEDQLEALHRDSKRIGHAGEEIDYALLLDGLKAEREQGITIDVAYRYFSTARRKFIIADTPGHEQYTRNMITGGSTANLAIILIDARHGVITQTKRHTYLANLLGIKHVVVAINKMDLADYKQERFEEIKATYKAFVTQLDIPDVNFIPLSALKGDNVVEKGDNMDWYHGPCLLEFLENVHVSSDRNFDDLRYPVQYVLRPDIKFRGFSTSVASGIIKKGDEVMVLPSMKKSKVEKIVTYDGEKDYAFPPESVTVTLEDEIDISRGDMLVHPDNLPRVERQFEAMLVWMEENDMNLSTQFYIKHANNNTKARIDEIKYKVDVNTLEKSNIEKFKLNEIGRVVITTTKPLFFDPYKKNKQTGSFILIDPVTHNTVAVGMIIDKLGSNNLPSRITDVDKEMIAKGEALIKPEEYVQKYNQKGETIWITGLHGSGKNELAFSLEKKLFDNGATVVLIDGSSVRSGLSRELDFSPADRAENLRRVAHICKMLNDQGIITIASYISRNESLRDQVAEIIGKDRFHLFYMDADLEYCKNNKPELYALLEQGKTSGLPGVDLEYEAPGNAKLVFNPEQNEENLDAILDYLAQNKVFPNH is encoded by the coding sequence ATGACTACAAAAAAACTTAACATACAAGAGTTTCTGGATCAAGACCAGAAAAAAGACCTTTTACGCTTACTAACTGCCGGCTCGGTTGACGATGGCAAATCAACGCTTATCGGGCGACTGATGGCTGACAGTAAAATGCTTTATGAAGATCAGCTTGAAGCTTTACACCGCGATAGCAAACGTATTGGCCATGCCGGTGAGGAAATTGACTATGCCTTGTTGCTCGATGGTTTGAAAGCTGAGCGCGAGCAGGGAATTACCATCGACGTCGCTTACCGCTACTTCTCTACAGCCAGGCGTAAATTTATTATTGCCGATACTCCGGGACACGAGCAGTACACCCGTAACATGATCACCGGTGGATCAACTGCCAACCTGGCTATTATTCTTATCGATGCACGCCATGGAGTAATTACCCAGACTAAACGCCATACTTATTTGGCCAACCTTCTGGGAATTAAACACGTGGTGGTAGCCATTAACAAAATGGACCTGGCTGATTACAAACAGGAACGTTTTGAAGAAATTAAAGCCACTTACAAAGCATTTGTTACCCAACTTGATATTCCGGATGTAAACTTCATCCCGCTGTCAGCTTTAAAAGGCGACAACGTTGTAGAGAAAGGCGACAACATGGATTGGTACCACGGTCCTTGCCTGCTGGAGTTCCTGGAGAACGTTCATGTAAGTTCCGACCGTAACTTCGACGACCTGCGCTACCCGGTTCAGTATGTGTTGCGCCCGGATATTAAATTCCGTGGATTTTCAACATCTGTTGCTTCGGGAATCATAAAAAAAGGCGATGAAGTGATGGTGTTGCCTTCGATGAAAAAATCGAAAGTAGAGAAAATTGTTACTTACGATGGCGAGAAAGACTATGCTTTCCCTCCGGAGTCGGTAACTGTTACACTGGAAGACGAGATCGATATTTCGCGTGGCGATATGCTGGTTCACCCCGATAACTTACCGCGTGTTGAGCGTCAGTTTGAAGCGATGTTGGTTTGGATGGAAGAGAATGACATGAACCTTTCAACCCAGTTTTACATCAAGCATGCCAACAACAATACAAAGGCACGTATCGACGAAATTAAATACAAAGTGGATGTGAACACGCTTGAAAAATCGAACATCGAAAAATTCAAGCTGAACGAAATTGGCCGTGTGGTTATCACCACTACCAAGCCACTTTTCTTCGATCCTTATAAAAAGAACAAACAAACCGGTTCGTTTATTTTGATTGACCCGGTAACACATAACACCGTAGCGGTGGGTATGATCATCGACAAACTGGGAAGCAATAACCTGCCATCGCGTATTACCGATGTCGACAAGGAAATGATTGCCAAAGGTGAAGCACTGATCAAACCGGAAGAATATGTACAAAAGTACAACCAGAAAGGTGAAACCATCTGGATTACCGGTCTGCACGGTTCAGGCAAAAACGAGCTGGCTTTTAGTCTGGAGAAAAAACTGTTCGACAATGGTGCGACTGTAGTACTAATCGACGGAAGTTCAGTACGATCTGGCTTAAGTCGTGAGCTTGACTTCTCTCCTGCCGACAGAGCAGAAAACCTGCGTCGTGTGGCACATATTTGCAAAATGCTGAATGACCAGGGAATTATTACCATTGCATCATACATTTCCAGAAATGAATCGTTGCGCGACCAGGTGGCTGAGATAATTGGAAAAGACCGTTTCCATCTATTCTACATGGATGCTGATTTGGAATATTGCAAAAACAATAAGCCGGAATTGTACGCATTGCTGGAACAAGGAAAAACAAGTGGATTACCGGGTGTAGATTTGGAATACGAAGCGCCTGGCAATGCAAAACTGGTTTTCAACCCGGAGCAAAACGAAGAAAACCTGGATGCTATTTTGGATTATTTAGCGCAAAACAAAGTATTTCCTAATCACTAG
- the cysD gene encoding sulfate adenylyltransferase subunit CysD, with protein sequence MDNYSLTNLRELEAEAIHIIREVAAEFENPVMLYSIGKDSSVMVRLAEKAFYPGKVPFPLMHIDSKWKFQEMIEFRDNYAKEKGWDLIVHYNKEGFESGVGPFTHGSKVHTDIMKTQALLGGLNKYKFDAAFGGARRDEEKSRAKERIFSFRDKFHQWDPKNQRPELWNIYNSRVQKGESIRVFPISNWTELDIWQYIRLENIPIVPLYYAKERPVVDMDGSLIMVDDERMPKELRDKAEMRKVRFRTLGCYPLTGAIESEADTIEKIVEEMMTVTVSERTTRVIDFDQEASMEQKKREGYF encoded by the coding sequence ATGGATAATTATTCATTAACCAACCTTCGTGAACTGGAGGCAGAAGCCATCCACATCATCCGCGAGGTGGCAGCCGAGTTCGAAAATCCAGTAATGCTTTATTCCATCGGGAAAGACTCATCGGTGATGGTTCGTCTGGCCGAAAAAGCCTTTTATCCCGGCAAAGTTCCCTTTCCGTTGATGCACATCGATTCGAAATGGAAATTCCAGGAAATGATCGAATTCCGCGACAACTATGCAAAAGAAAAAGGCTGGGATTTGATTGTACATTACAACAAAGAAGGTTTTGAAAGTGGCGTTGGACCGTTTACTCACGGGAGTAAAGTACACACCGACATTATGAAAACGCAGGCCCTGCTTGGTGGTCTGAATAAATACAAATTTGATGCTGCCTTTGGTGGTGCCCGTCGTGATGAGGAAAAATCGCGTGCGAAAGAACGTATTTTCTCGTTCCGCGATAAGTTCCACCAGTGGGATCCTAAAAACCAGCGTCCTGAGCTTTGGAATATTTACAATAGCCGCGTTCAGAAGGGCGAATCCATTCGTGTATTCCCTATCTCGAACTGGACTGAGCTTGACATCTGGCAGTACATTCGTTTGGAGAATATCCCTATCGTTCCGCTGTATTATGCCAAAGAGCGTCCGGTGGTTGACATGGACGGCAGCCTGATCATGGTAGACGACGAACGTATGCCAAAAGAATTGCGCGACAAAGCCGAAATGCGCAAAGTACGTTTCCGTACGCTGGGATGCTACCCGCTTACCGGTGCTATTGAATCGGAAGCCGATACCATCGAAAAAATTGTTGAAGAAATGATGACCGTTACCGTTTCGGAACGTACAACACGTGTGATCGACTTCGACCAGGAAGCAAGTATGGAACAGAAAAAAAGAGAAGGGTATTTCTAG